From Micromonospora auratinigra:
CGTTGCGCAGCGTGGTGACGGTGAGCTGTTCGATGGCCTGGAGGAAGTTGGAGATCTCGTAGGTGGCCCGGACCGAGTCGACCACCTTGAAATAGAGCACCGTGTCGATCGACACGACGAGGTTGTCCGAGGTGATCACCGGCTGCGGCGGGAAGCTGACCACCTGCTCGCGCATGTCGACCTTGGTGCGCACCGCGTCGATGTAGGGCACCAGCAGGTTGAGCCCCGGGTTCAGGGTGCGCTTGTAGCGGCCCAGCCGCTCGACCACGTCCTGCCGCTGCTGCGGAACGATCCGCACCGCCTTGACCAGCGTCACCACGACGATCACCGCGACGGCGATCAACAGGATCGCTGCAAATTCCATACCGCTCACCTTTTCGCTTCGGGCAGTGCGCCCGGGCCGGAAATCTCGTCCTGCCAGACCAGGGCGGTCGCGCCCCGGACCTTTATCACCTGCACCCGCTCACCCTCGGCGTAGCGCTGCGTGGCGTCGTACGACCGGGCGCTCCACAGCTCACCGTCGATCTTGACCAGTCCCCGCTCGGCGTCGACCGGCTCCAGCACCAGCGCCGTCGCCCCCTCGATGGCGTCGACGCCGAACGGCTGCTCGCCGCTCTCCAGCGCCGGGCGGGCGTGGCGCCGGATCACCGGCCGGACCACCGCCACCGAGAGCGCCGAGACCACCGCGAAGACGACCGCCTGCAGCGCCACCGGGGCGCCGAGCGCGGCGGCTCCGGCGGCGGCGAACGCGCCGGCCGCGAACATGATCAGGAAGAGCGTCGTCGTGAAGATCTCGGCGACCGCCAGCAGCACACCCAGTACGACCCACACCACCGCGTCCACCCCACGATCGTGACACGTGGACGCACGTGTCATCGAATTGTCATGATCGGATCGCCTGCGGCCTGTTTCACCACTTGGTGGAGTGGTGAGACAGCGCCCTTCTCGGGCGTCCGCGCCTCACCCCGGGTGGGGTGGGTGCGGTTCCTGCGTCATCGGGGCTGGTTTCGCCCGCGCGTGTGCGTGGGCCAGTGCCTTCCCCTCGGCGGGTGTTGGTGACCGGGCCCCCTGCGGGGAGGTCCCGGACCTGGGCGTGGTGCTGCTCGGCCCAGATGGCGAGGTTGACCGCGGCGTTGTGGTCCCGATCCGCCTGGTAGCCGCACGTCTGGCAGGTGAACATGCGCTGGTGCAGAGGCATCGCCGGGCCGACCGTCCGGCATGCGGAGCAGGTCTTCGTCGACGGGTACCAGCGGTCGACCAGAGCCAGTTGGCCGCCGCGCCACTGCTGCTTGTAGGTCAGCAGGCGGGCCAGCTCGCCCCATGCCGCGTCGGCGACCGCCGCCGCCAGGCGCCGGTTGGCGAGCATGCCGCTGATGGTGAGGGTCTCGATGGCCAGCCGGTCGTGGGTATTGACCAGCCGGTTGCAGACCTGGTGCAGGAAACGGTGCCGGACCGCGGCGGTGTGGGCGTGGTGACGGCCGAGGCGGGCCGCGGCCTTGGCCCGGTTGCGGGAGCCGCGCTGCTTGCGGGTGACATCACGGGCCAGTCGTCGCTGGCGGGCCATTTCGGTGCGGGCGGGCCGTGGCCAGCCGTCGACGCGCAGGACCGGGGTGCCGTCGGCGCGCGCTGCGGCGACGAACGTCGACAACCCCCGATCGACACCCACCCACCCCGCGGAGGTCATCGGCTGGTGGCGGCGGGCGTCATGCAGGTCGGCAGCTTCACAGGTCAGCGAGACCGACCACCGGCCGGCCCGATGGCTGACCGTGGCGGACACGACCTTCGCGCGCCCCTTGGCCAGCATGCGCCGCAGCCGACGGGTGTCCTGCCGCACCTTGAGCACCCCGATGCCGGGAAGCGTTACCGTGCGCGGTGCCTGCTCGCCCACCCGGATGCTCGCCCGACCCGTCGCAGAGGTCCTGTTACGGATCCGGAACGACAGCGGCGCGTGTCTCTTCGACTTGAACCTCGGGAAACCGACCCGGCGCCCCCGCCGACCGCCCGTGCGCGACGCGGTGTACGCGGACAGGCCGCGACCGAGATCAACCACGGCTTCCTCAAAAACCTGCTGACACACCTCGCCCCGCCAGGACAGACCGGTCACCTGCACCGTGACGGTCCCGTCACCGGCGGCGACCATCACCCGGCCTGCCTCACCCGACCGTTTCCACCTGTTGAACGCGTTGATCAGGTCGAATCCCGACCACGGCACCTTCCCGACCGTCTCGCCACGACGCATGCCGTCCACAGCGTCCTTCACCAACCGCAGACACTGGTTGAAGCCGAACCGGGCCGCACCCGCGTGCCGACGCAACATGATCTCCTGCTCGCCGGTCGGGTCCAGACAGAACCGGAACGTGGCGAAACGGGCCACGGCAGCACACCATGCCACCCACCACCGACAAACAACCCACCACCACGCAACCCCATACCCACAACGCCGACCGACGCCTGCCGCCCAGAACCTCCACCACCAGCGGCTCACCTACGAAACACGCCGTAGGCTCAACGGACCGCCCGACGCGACGAGGAGACTCCATGGTCCTGCTGCCCGAGACCGGCCGACGAGTGGACAATCTGGTGGCCCGGGCCCAGGCGGAGGGGCGCGGCCCGTCGGTCGCCCTCGGCGTGGTCCGCGACGGCGACCTCGCCCACCTCGCGGTCGCCGGCGCACACCCGAGCCCGGACGCCGACCTGCAGTACCGGATCGGCTCGATCAGCAAGACCATGACGGCCGTGCTCGTGCTCCAGCAACGCGACGCCGGCCGGCTCGGCCTCGACGACCCCCTCGAGCGGCACCTGCCCGGCACCCCGGTCGGCGCGCTCACCGTCCGGCAGCTGCTCGGGCACGCCGGGGGCCTGCAACGGGAACCGGACGGGCAGTGGTGGGAGCGGGCGGAGGGCGTCGACCTGGCCACCCTGCTCGCCGGGCTGACCCCGGAGAAGATCGCCCACCCGCCGCACCGCGTCTACCACTACTCCAACCTGGCGTACGGGCTGCTCGGCGGGATGCTGGAGCGGCTCACCGGCACCCCCTGGGCCGAGCTGCTGCGCGAGCGGCTGCTGACGCCCCTGGGCATGGACCGCACCACGTACCACCCGAGCGAGCCGTACGCCCGCGGCTACGTGGTGCACCCCTGGCACGACACGCTGCGCGAGGAGCCGCGTACCGACACCCGGGCGATGGCCCCGGCCGGGCAGCTCTGGTCGACCGTCGCCGACCTGGCCCGCTGGGCGGCCTTCCTGGCCGACCCCGACCCGGCCCTGCTCGACCCGGCCACCCTCACCGAGATGTGCGCCCCGGTGGTGATCAGCGACCTGGACTCCTGGACCGGCGGGCACGGCCTCGGCGTGGAGCTCTACCGGGTCGGCGAGCGGGTGTACGTCGGGCACGGCGGCTCGATGCCCGGATACGTCGCCGGCCTGGTGGTGCACCGGCCCAGCCGGACCGCCGTGGTCGACTTCGCCAACTCCTACGGGCTGAGCCGCGGCCACCACGTCGTCGGGCTCGCCCGGGAGGTGCTCACCCTGGTGCTGGACGCCGAGCCGACCCCGCCCGTCCCGTGGCGTCCGGCCGAGGCACCCGCCGCCGACCTGGCCGGACTGACCGGCCGTTGGTGGTGGATGGGCGGCGAGTACGAGTTCCGGGTGGACGCCGACGGCGACCTGGTGGGCGGCCAGCTCGGCCGGCCGACGCTCCGGTTCAGCCCGGAGGGCCCGGACCGCTGGCGGGGCCGCTCCGGCAACCAGGACGGCGAACTGCTCACCGTGATCCGCGACGACGCCGGCCACCCGGTCGCCCTGGACATCGCCACCTTCGTCCTCACCCGCACCCCCGACCAGGAGCCCTGACGCACCCTCCCTCACCCCCGCCGCTCTCGCGCCGCCGATCTTGCACTTTTGGCCCCGACAAAAGCCGCCAATTCCCCGGACGAGAGGCCGGAAGCGCGAGATCGGCGAAGCGCGGCAGCCTCACGGGTGCGCGGGGCGCGCGGGGTGAGGGAGAGCCAGGGGAGGCTACGAACTTGATGACGTGAACGACTCGACCCGCGATCTGTTCAGGTCATCAGGTCCGTAGCACCACAGTGGTCGTCCCCCACGACCACGCGAAACCGACCCACGTAGCCGCACCCCCGACGGGCCGGGGGCGACCGTGCCCGGCGCAGGGATCAAGCCTGACCGCCCGGAGCCGGGCACGGTCGCCACCGGCCCCAACCGCAACCGCTACGAAGAATCGGTGACGAAGTCGATCAACCGCTCCATCGCGTTGATCAGTGGCGTCTCCACGTCGGCGAAACCGTCCACCCGGGACAGGATGCGCCGCCACAGGTCCGCCGGCTCGGCCACCCCGAGCGCGGCGCAGACCCCTTCCTTCCAGGGTTGCCCCGGCGGCACCACCGGCCAGGCCGGGATGCCCACCGCCCGCGGCTTGACCGCCTGCCAGACGTCCACATAGGGGTGCCCCGTGACCAGCACGTGCGGCGAGGTCACGGTGGCCACGATCCGGCTCTCCTTGGAGCCGGGCACCAGGTGGTCGACGAGCACGCCGAGGCGGCGACCCGGACCGGGGGCGAACGCGCGAACCTCGGCGGCGAGCGCGTCGATGCCGTCGAGCGGTTCCACCACCACGCCTTCGATCCGCAGGTCGTCGCCCCAGATCCGCTCGACCAGCGCGGCGTCGTGCACGCCCTCGACCCAGATCCGGCTCGCCTTGGCCACCTGGGCGCGTACCCCGTCCACCGCGATCGAGCCGGAGGCGGTCCGGCGACGCGCGGCGGGCACCGGGGCGCGCGCCGGACGGCGCAGGGTGACCGGCGCGCCGTCGAGCAGGAAGGCGGCGGGCAGCAACGGGAAGTTGCGCCGCCGGCCGTGCCGGTCCTCCAACACGACCGCGCCGGACTCGAAGCCGACCACCGCGCCGCAGAACCCGGACTCCGCGTCCTCGACCACCAGGTCCGGCTCGGCGTCCACCTCGGGGACCACCTTCCGCCGTCGCCAGTCGCCCGCCAGCACGTCACCGTCGTATCGCCCCGCCATGCGATCACGCTAGCCAGCGACCCGGCATGCCGCTCGGCGACGCGCCGCCCGACGGTCCCGCCACGGGCGCAGAACGGGGCGAACGGGGTAGTTGGGGGCAGGTCACGCCGCCGGAGCGGCAGCCGAGACACGGGCGGTGGGCACCACGTACCCTTTCGGCATGTCCTCCCCCGCAGCGGGCGCGGCCGTACTGGCTCCGCGCCGGTCGAGCCGGTTCGTTGCCTGGGTCCGCGCCTGGCGCGCCGGCCTGGTGCCCTTCGACGAGGTCGCCGACGCCATCGCCGGCGACGAGGAGCACCTGGTCGCGGACGCCCCCGGCACCTGGACCGACGTCTCCCTGCGGGAGGCGCTGCCCAGCCTGGCCAAGCTCTCGCCGGACGAGATCCGCCTGGTCCTGCCGGCGCCCGGCGACCCGCGCGGCCTGCCCGGCCCGGGCGACTTCACCGGCGCGGCGCTGCTGGCCGGGGAGGCCGTGGTGGCCAGCGGGCTCGGCCTCGTCCCCGAGGTACGCAGCCACACCTCCGGCTCGGGGATGACCTGGGAGACCGTCCTCTGGCGGGTGCACCCGCTGCCGGCCGACGCGCCGAAGGCGTCGCTGGCCGCGCCCGGCGCGGCCGAGGCGGAGGCCGAGCTGGCCGCCGCGCTCGCCGAGACGACGGCGGCGCTGACCCGGCTCGACGTGGCGCAGTGGCGGCCCGAGTTGGCCGGGGCGCTCGCCGCGCTGCGCCGTCCCGACGGCACCACCGACCTGCCGCCCGGCTTCGACCCGCGCGCCCGCCGGCTCTTCGCCCGCGCCGCCGTGCTGGACCGGGTGCTCGCCCTGGCCGGGGAGAGCGCGCCCGGCGGCGCGGTGAACACCTACGAGGCGCAGCAGCGGGACGCGGCGCTGCGCCCGCTCACCACCGCGTGCCGGCAGGCGCTGGTAGCCGCCTGCAACGCCCCGCTGCGCCCCTGAGCCGGGCCCGGCTCAGATCTCGTCGATCAGGTCGGCGACGGAGTTGACGATCCGCGACGGCCGGTACGGGTAGCGCTCCGCCTCGGTCCGGCTGCTGATGCCGGTGAGCACCAGGATGGTCTCCAGCCCGGCCTCCAGGCCGCAGAGGATGTCGGTGTCCATCCGGTCGCCGATCATCGCGGTGCTCTCCGAGTGCGCCTCGATGGTGTTCAGCGCCGAGCGCATCATCATCGGGTTGGGCTTGCCGACGAAGTACGGCTCCACCCCGGTCGCCTTGGAGATCATCGCGGCGACCGAGCCGGCGGCCGGCAGCGCGCCCTCCACCGACGGGCCGGTCACGTCCGGGTTGGTGCAGATGAACCGGGCCCCGTCGTTGATCAGCCGGACCGCCTTGGTGATCGCCTCGAAGCTGTAGGTGCGGGTCTCCCCCAGCACCACGTAGTCGGGCGCGAAGTCGCTGAGCACGTAGCCGACCGCGTGCAGCGCCGTGGTCAGGCCGGCCTCGCCGATCACGTACGCGGTGCCGCCCGGCCGCTGGTCGTCGAGGAACTTGGCGGTGGCCAGCGCGGACGACCAGATCGCCTCCTCCGGCACGTCCAGCCCCATCCGGACCAGCCGGGCCTGCAGGTCGCGCGGCGTGTAGATGGAGTTGTTGGTCAGCACCAGGAAGGGCTTGCCGGAGGCGCGCAGCTTCTGCACGAACTCGGGGGCTCCGGGCACCGGCTGGCCCTCGTGCACCAGCACGCCGTCCATGTCGGTGAGCCAGCTCTGCACGGGCTTGCGGTCATGCATCTGTCGTCCCCAGGGGGTGTCGGAGTCGGTCGGGGTCAGGGACGGCGGGCCGGGGGCACGCAGCACGGGGTCGGGCAGGTGTCCCACATGGGCAGCTCGCCGAGCCGGCGCCGCAGCCGCTCGCCGCCGGGGGTGGTGCGCTCCTGGACCAGCTCGCGGACCATCGTCACGAACCGCGGGTCGGTGCCCGGCGTGCCGGCCCGGACGAAGTCCAGGCCGAGCTGCTTGGCCGTGTCGAGGGCCTCGGTGTCCAGGTCCCAGACCACCTCGAGGTGGTCGGAGACGAACCCGATCGGGCTCACCACGACACTCGTCACACCCTGCCCGGCGAGGGTGGTCAGGTGGTCGTTGATGTCCGGCTCCAGCCACGGCACCTGCGGCGGCCCGGAGCGGCTCTGCCACACCAGGTCGTACGGTAGGTCGGGCGCGGCGGCGGCGTGCACCAGCCGGGCGGTCTCCGCCATCTGGGCGGTGTACCGGCCGCCCTGCGGGCCGGCGGTGGCGGCCGCCGACTGGGGGATCGAGTGCGCGGTGAAGACCAGCCGGGTGCTGTCCCGCTTCGCCGGGTCGAGCTGGGCGAGCGCGGTGCGCACCGCGTCGGTGTGCGGCTCGACGAAGCCCGGGTGGTCCCAGAACTGGCGCAGCTTCTCGATCACCGGGGCGTCGGGGCCGACCGCGGCCCGGGCGGCGGCGATGTCCTCCTGGTACTGCCGGCAGGAGGAGTAGCCGCCGTACGCGCTGGTGACGAAGGCCAGCGCCCGGGTGATTCCGTCGTCGCGCATCCGCGCCACGGTGTCGGCGAGCATCGGGTCCCAGTTCCGGTTGCCCCAGTAGACCGGCAGGTCGACGCCGTTCGCGGCGAAGTCCGCGCGGATCGCGGCGAGCAGCTCGCGGCACTGCTGGTTGATCGGGGAGACCCCGCCGAAGTGCAGGTAGTGCTCGGCGACCTCGGCGAGCCGCTCGGGCGGGACACCCCGCCCCCGGGTCACGTTCTGCAGGAAGGGCAGCACGTCCTCGGGCCGCTCCGGCCCGCCGAAGGAGACCAGCACCAACGCGTCGTACACCATGGGGTCCATTCTTCCCCGCCGCAGCCGGCGGGCATGCCGCGCCCCCTGGTCGCGAACGGTGATCGGGCCCACTGCCGCGCCCGGGGCGTCGGCGGTGGGCCCGTCGGAGGTGCCGTTCAGGCGCCGATGGCGTGGTAGCCGCCGTCGACGTGCACGATCTCGCCGGTGGTGGCCGGGAACCAGTCGGAGAGCAGCGCCAGGCAGGCCCGGGCGGCCGGCTCCTGGTCGGTGAGGCTCCAGCCCAGCGGGGCCCGCTCGGTCCAGGCGTCCTCGAACTGCTCGAAGCCGGGGATCGACTTGGCCGCGATGGTGCGCAGCGGGCCGGCCGCGACCAGGTTGCTGCGGATGCCCTGCTTGCCCAGGTGCAGCGCGAGGTAGCGGGAGGCGGACTCCAGACCGGCCTTGGCCACGCCCATCCAGTCGTAGACCGGCCAGGCCTTGGTGGCGTCGAAGGTGAGCCCGACCACCGCGCCGCCCGCCGACATCAGCGGCAGCGCCGCCATGGCCAGCGACTTGTAGGAGTACGTGGAGACCTGCAACGCCGTCGCCACGTCCTCCCACGGCGCGTCGAGAAAGCCGCCACCGAGGCAGCTCTGCGGGGCGAAGCCGATCGAGTGCACCACGCCGTCGAGGCCGTCGACGTGCTCGCGCACCTTGTCGGCCAGCCCGGCGAGCTGCTCGGGGCTGGTCACGTCCAGCTCGATCACCGGGGCCGGCTCGGGCAGCCGCTTGGCGATCCGCTCGACCAGGGAGAGCCGGCCGTAGCCGGTGAGCACGACCTGGGCGCCGTTCTGCTGGGCGAGCTTCGCCACCGAGAAGGCGATCGAGGCGTCGGTGATGACGCCGGTCACCAGCAGTCGCTTGCCGGCGAGCAGTCCTGACATCGAGTTCCTCCGTACGTTTCTCAGTGACCCATGCCCAGGCCGCCGTCGACCGGGATCACGGCGCCGGAGATGTACCCGGCGGACTCCGAGGCGAGCCAGGTGACCACGCCCGCGACCTCTTCCGGCTGCGCGAACCGGCCGGCCGGGATGGCCTTGCGGTACTCGCTCTGGCGCTCCTCGGGCAGCGCGGCCGTCATGTCGGTCTCGATGAAGCCGGGCGCCACCACGTTCGCGGTGATGTTGCGGCTGCCCAGCTCGCGGGTGATCGAGCGGGCCACCCCGACCAGGCCGGCCTTGCTGGCCGCGTAGTTGACCTGGCCCGCGCCGCCGTACAGGCCGACCACCGAGGAGATGAAGATGATCCGGCCCCACTTGCCCCGCAGCATCTTGGTCGAGGCCCGCTTGGCGACCCGGAAGGAGCCGGTGAGGTTGGTGTCGAGGACCCGGGTGAACTGCTCGTCGGACATCCGCATGATGAGCGTGTCGTCGGTGATGCCGGCGTTCGCGACCAGCACCTCGACCGGGCCCAGCTCCGCCTCGATCGCGCTGAACGCGGCGTCGACGGAGGCGGCGTCGGTGACGTCACACTTCACGCCGAAGAGCCCCTCGGGCGCGTCGCCGCTGCGGTGGGTCACCGCCACCCGGTCACCCTGCTTGGCGAAGGCCTGCGCGATGGCCAGGCCGATCCCCCGGTTCCCGCCGGTCACCAGCACGGTACGGGCCACGGTTCCCCCTGAAGCTCAGCTGATCTCTCGGTCGCTGGCGAGCCTAGGGGTTACCGGCAGGTAAGCGCTAACCCCGGGCCTGCGTGGTGGCCCTGTCGGCCGGAGGCCCGGGGGCCGGTCGGCCGAGTGCGTGCGGCGCGCCGCGCCGGTGTACGATGATCGCGTTCGCGGGCGTGGACCGCCCGCCACCGGACCCCGCCGACCGCAGGAGGTGATCGCTGTGCGAGATAGCGATCCTCCCAGTCGTGGCCGGGCCGATCGTCAGCCCCGCTGAGCCACGACTCAGTCGGCGCGGCTGACCCCGCTCCCCGCCCGGGCACACCACCCGTCCCTCGGCCACCTGCCGGGGCACCAGTGGCGCGCGGCCCGGAGCACCCGGTCACGACTTCGTGTGCGTTCATCCTGAGCCACTCCCGCGGTCCGCCCTGCCCGGACCGTCCGTCGCCACGGAGCTGTCCCATGAGCCGTTACGTCGCCCCGCTGGGCTTCACCCTCGCCGCCGTCTGGGTGGCCGTCCTCTTCGTCCTGGCCGGCGGCGGTCACTGACCGCTGCGCCGACCCGGCGCCACCGACCGCTACGCCGACCCGGCGCCATCGACCACTGCGCCGACCCGGCGCCATCGACCGCTACGCCGGCCGACCGTCGGTGACCGCGTCGGCCGGCGCGCCTCAGATCAGGCGGGACGACCAGAGCAGGCTCGCCGCACCCGCGCAGAGCGCCAGCAGCAGCGCGATCCCCGCGTACCACTGGGTGATCTCCCGGGGTTCGGTCCGGAACCCGATCGAGCTGCCCATGTCCTGGTAGACCTGCTTCAGCTCGCTCACCGACGCGGCCTCGTAGAAGTAGCCCTGGGTGGTCTCGGCGAGCTGGGACAACGCCATCCGGTCCACCGGCACCCGCTGGAGCTGACCGCTGATGTCCACCTGCCCCGAGTCGGTGCCGAACGCGATGGTGGAGACCGGCACGTTGGCCGCCTGCGCCGCCGCGGCCGCCTCCTCCACCGACCGCCCCGCCGTCCGGTAGCCGTCGGAGAGCAGCACGATCCGGGCCGGCGGGATGCCCGCCGCGCCGTCGGCCGGCACCGAGCGGATCGCCTCCAGGCAGGTGAAGACCGCCTCGCCGGTGGCGGTCGCCTCGGCCAGCACCAGCCCGTCGATGGCGGTGGTCACCGCCGCCCGGTCCTTGGTCGGCGACACCAGCACGTTCGCCGACTTGGCGAACGAGACCAGGCCGAGGTTGTAGCTCTCCGGCAGCTCCCCGACGAACTGCTTGGCCGCCTCCTGCGCCGCTTCCAGCCGGTTCGGCGCGACGTCGTCGGCCTGCATGGACAGCGACACGTCGATGGCCAGCATCACCGTCGCCCGCTCCAGCGGCTCCTTGGTGTCCATCGCCGGCCGGGCCATCGCGGTGGCCAGCACCAGCAGGCAGAGCAGGAACGCGGTGGCCGCGACGTGCCGGCGCCAGCCCAACCCCTTCGGGGCGAGGGTACGCAGCAGGTCCACGTTGGTGAAGCGCAGCGCGTACGCCCGACGGTGCAACTGCCGCCAGACGTACGCGGCGGCCAGCGCGAGCACCGGCAGCACGGCCAGCAGCCACCACGGTTGCAGAAAACGGATCATCGGGTCGTCCCTCGGGTACGTGCGTGTCGCTGCGCGGCGACGAACCGCACCATGTCCAGCAGCCAGTCTCGGTCGGTACGCAGTCTCAGGTGGGCCGCGCCGGCGGCGCGCAGCTCGGTGGCGACCGCCGCCCGCTGGGCGGCCGCCGCGTCGGCGTACCGGCGGCGCAGCCGGGGATCGGCGGTCTGCACCTCGTGCAGCTCCCCCGTCTCCGGGTCGACCACCGGCAGCACCCCCACGTCGGGCAGCTCCAGCTCGCGCGGGTCGACCACCTCGATCGCCAGCACGTCGTGGCGGACCCGCAGCTTGCGCAGCGGCCGCCCCCACTGCGGCGGCGGCGCGAGGAAGTCGGAGATGACCACCGCCACCCCGCGCCGGCGCGGCGGCCGGTTCAGCATGTCGACCAGCGCGCCCAGGTCGCTGCGGCCGGGGCGGATCTCGGTGCCGGCGATCGTCCGCAGCAGCCCCTGCGCCTCCTTGCGCCCGGCCCGGGCGGGCAGCCGGACCAGGGTCCCCGGCCCGGCCGGCGGCGGGGTCCCGCGCCAGCCGGCACGCGCCGCCCCGGGCGCGCCGGTGCCGACCACCGCGCCGATCCGGTTGCCGCCCCGGACCGTCAGGTGCACCAGCGCGGCCGCCGCGGCGACCACCACGTCGCGCTTGAGCCACTGCCCGGTGCCGAAGTCCAGGCTCGCCGAGAGGTCCACCGCCAGCCAGGTCTCCAGCTCGCGGTCGGCCACCGTCCGCCGCACGTGCGGCATCGTCGTGCGCGCGGTGACCGGCCAGTCCATCCGGCGTACGTCGTCACCGGGTCGGTACTCGCGCGACTCCCCCGCCTCGCTGCCCGGGCCGGGCAGCAGGCCGGCGTAGTCGCCCTGGAGCAGCCCGTCGAGTTTGCGGGTGACCAGGAGCTGCAACCGCGAGAGCACCGCGCCGGAACGGTCCCCGGAGGCGGGCAGCCGGCCGGGTGGGGTCACGGCCGCTGCCCGGGCCAGCCGGCGGCGTGCGGGGCGGCCGGTGGCGGCGGGGTGGCGTGCTGCCGGGGCGCGACCGCCGGCAGCGGGATGGTCGACATCACCCGGTGCACCACGTGGTCGGCCGGTACGTCGTCGGCCAGCGCGTCGTAGCTGAGCACCAGCCGGTGCCGCAGGATGTCCGGGGCGATGTCCTGCACGTCCTGCGGCAGCGCGTAGTCGCGGCCGCGCAGCAGGGCCAGCGCCCGGGTGGCCCGGACCAGGCCGAGCGAGGCGCGCGGGCTCGCCCCGTACTGGATCAGGTGGGCCACGTCGGGCATGCCGTGCTCGGCGGGGGCCCGGGTGGCGAGCACCAGCCGGACCGCGTAGTCGACCAGCGCGTTGTGCACGAAGACCTGGTCGGCCTTGCGTTGCAGGGCGATCAGGTCGGCGGTGTCGAAGACCCGGGCGGGTTCCGGCGGGGCGACGCCCATCCGGTAGACGATCTCCCGCTCCTCGGCGTCGGTCGGGTAACCCACCACGATCTTCATCAGGAAGCGGTCCCGCTGCGCCTCGGGCAGCGGATAGACGCCCTCCTGCTCGATCGGGTTCTGGGTGGCCATCACCAGGAACGGGTCGGGCACCCGGTGGCTCTCGCCGCCGATCGACACCTGGCGCTCGCTCATCACCTCCAGCAGCGCCGACTGCACCTTGGCCGGGGCCCGGTTGATCTCGTCGGCGAGCAGGAAGTTGGCGAACACCGGGCCCAACTCGACGTCGAACTTCTCGCTGGACTGCCGGTAGATGCGGGTGCCCATGATGTCGGCCGGGACCAGGTCCGGGGTGAACTGCACCCGGGCGAACGAGCCGCCGACGACCTTGGCCAGCGTCTCCACCGCCAGGGTCTTGGCCACCCCGGGCACCCCCTCCAGGAGGCAGTGGCCCCGGGCGAGCAGGGCCACGAACATCCGCTCGACCATCCGGTCCTGGCCGACGATCACCCGCTTGATCTCGAACAGCGCCCGCTCGAGCAGGCCGGCGTCCTGCGCCGGA
This genomic window contains:
- a CDS encoding NfeD family protein, with the translated sequence MDAVVWVVLGVLLAVAEIFTTTLFLIMFAAGAFAAAGAAALGAPVALQAVVFAVVSALSVAVVRPVIRRHARPALESGEQPFGVDAIEGATALVLEPVDAERGLVKIDGELWSARSYDATQRYAEGERVQVIKVRGATALVWQDEISGPGALPEAKR
- a CDS encoding RNA-guided endonuclease InsQ/TnpB family protein, with amino-acid sequence MARFATFRFCLDPTGEQEIMLRRHAGAARFGFNQCLRLVKDAVDGMRRGETVGKVPWSGFDLINAFNRWKRSGEAGRVMVAAGDGTVTVQVTGLSWRGEVCQQVFEEAVVDLGRGLSAYTASRTGGRRGRRVGFPRFKSKRHAPLSFRIRNRTSATGRASIRVGEQAPRTVTLPGIGVLKVRQDTRRLRRMLAKGRAKVVSATVSHRAGRWSVSLTCEAADLHDARRHQPMTSAGWVGVDRGLSTFVAAARADGTPVLRVDGWPRPARTEMARQRRLARDVTRKQRGSRNRAKAAARLGRHHAHTAAVRHRFLHQVCNRLVNTHDRLAIETLTISGMLANRRLAAAVADAAWGELARLLTYKQQWRGGQLALVDRWYPSTKTCSACRTVGPAMPLHQRMFTCQTCGYQADRDHNAAVNLAIWAEQHHAQVRDLPAGGPVTNTRRGEGTGPRTRAGETSPDDAGTAPTPPGVRRGRPRRALSHHSTKW
- a CDS encoding DUF3097 domain-containing protein — protein: MAGRYDGDVLAGDWRRRKVVPEVDAEPDLVVEDAESGFCGAVVGFESGAVVLEDRHGRRRNFPLLPAAFLLDGAPVTLRRPARAPVPAARRRTASGSIAVDGVRAQVAKASRIWVEGVHDAALVERIWGDDLRIEGVVVEPLDGIDALAAEVRAFAPGPGRRLGVLVDHLVPGSKESRIVATVTSPHVLVTGHPYVDVWQAVKPRAVGIPAWPVVPPGQPWKEGVCAALGVAEPADLWRRILSRVDGFADVETPLINAMERLIDFVTDSS
- the fabG gene encoding beta-ketoacyl-ACP reductase codes for the protein MARTVLVTGGNRGIGLAIAQAFAKQGDRVAVTHRSGDAPEGLFGVKCDVTDAASVDAAFSAIEAELGPVEVLVANAGITDDTLIMRMSDEQFTRVLDTNLTGSFRVAKRASTKMLRGKWGRIIFISSVVGLYGGAGQVNYAASKAGLVGVARSITRELGSRNITANVVAPGFIETDMTAALPEERQSEYRKAIPAGRFAQPEEVAGVVTWLASESAGYISGAVIPVDGGLGMGH
- a CDS encoding HAD-IIA family hydrolase encodes the protein MGHLPDPVLRAPGPPSLTPTDSDTPWGRQMHDRKPVQSWLTDMDGVLVHEGQPVPGAPEFVQKLRASGKPFLVLTNNSIYTPRDLQARLVRMGLDVPEEAIWSSALATAKFLDDQRPGGTAYVIGEAGLTTALHAVGYVLSDFAPDYVVLGETRTYSFEAITKAVRLINDGARFICTNPDVTGPSVEGALPAAGSVAAMISKATGVEPYFVGKPNPMMMRSALNTIEAHSESTAMIGDRMDTDILCGLEAGLETILVLTGISSRTEAERYPYRPSRIVNSVADLIDEI
- the fabI gene encoding enoyl-ACP reductase FabI; the protein is MSGLLAGKRLLVTGVITDASIAFSVAKLAQQNGAQVVLTGYGRLSLVERIAKRLPEPAPVIELDVTSPEQLAGLADKVREHVDGLDGVVHSIGFAPQSCLGGGFLDAPWEDVATALQVSTYSYKSLAMAALPLMSAGGAVVGLTFDATKAWPVYDWMGVAKAGLESASRYLALHLGKQGIRSNLVAAGPLRTIAAKSIPGFEQFEDAWTERAPLGWSLTDQEPAARACLALLSDWFPATTGEIVHVDGGYHAIGA
- a CDS encoding ferrochelatase, with translation MVYDALVLVSFGGPERPEDVLPFLQNVTRGRGVPPERLAEVAEHYLHFGGVSPINQQCRELLAAIRADFAANGVDLPVYWGNRNWDPMLADTVARMRDDGITRALAFVTSAYGGYSSCRQYQEDIAAARAAVGPDAPVIEKLRQFWDHPGFVEPHTDAVRTALAQLDPAKRDSTRLVFTAHSIPQSAAATAGPQGGRYTAQMAETARLVHAAAAPDLPYDLVWQSRSGPPQVPWLEPDINDHLTTLAGQGVTSVVVSPIGFVSDHLEVVWDLDTEALDTAKQLGLDFVRAGTPGTDPRFVTMVRELVQERTTPGGERLRRRLGELPMWDTCPTPCCVPPARRP
- a CDS encoding serine hydrolase domain-containing protein; protein product: MVLLPETGRRVDNLVARAQAEGRGPSVALGVVRDGDLAHLAVAGAHPSPDADLQYRIGSISKTMTAVLVLQQRDAGRLGLDDPLERHLPGTPVGALTVRQLLGHAGGLQREPDGQWWERAEGVDLATLLAGLTPEKIAHPPHRVYHYSNLAYGLLGGMLERLTGTPWAELLRERLLTPLGMDRTTYHPSEPYARGYVVHPWHDTLREEPRTDTRAMAPAGQLWSTVADLARWAAFLADPDPALLDPATLTEMCAPVVISDLDSWTGGHGLGVELYRVGERVYVGHGGSMPGYVAGLVVHRPSRTAVVDFANSYGLSRGHHVVGLAREVLTLVLDAEPTPPVPWRPAEAPAADLAGLTGRWWWMGGEYEFRVDADGDLVGGQLGRPTLRFSPEGPDRWRGRSGNQDGELLTVIRDDAGHPVALDIATFVLTRTPDQEP